A window of the Ascaphus truei isolate aAscTru1 unplaced genomic scaffold, aAscTru1.hap1 HAP1_SCAFFOLD_206, whole genome shotgun sequence genome harbors these coding sequences:
- the LOC142477234 gene encoding uncharacterized protein LOC142477234: MIGTCHSYLDIARLLVRWTSTPEGTDLYTEKYQRQKLGGVTMSHEVSWRVFLLLSLSSFSYSQNCKWLQPHQERLNQRILQNFNLMSPVEEFPLACILNTTFPPNIDALYSISQVGAAALAVREVTNQTNWFYIKHHESLRCRQQAWERLQALLHYQGNQLAECIPEGAENHLHKEAASKYFHTLEEIVQEQDNNVCARNIIRMEVGRNLRLAAQLSSRIGRGKREG, encoded by the exons ATGATAGGCACATGTCACAGTTACTTGGATATTGCACGATTACTGGTACGATGGACATCCACCCCCGAGGGAACAGACCTGTATACTGAGAAGTACCAGCGGCAGAAGTTGGGTGGTG TGACAATGTCTCACGAGGTTTCATGGAGAGTTTTCCTCTTGCTGAgtctgagctctttctcctatTCCCAAAACTGCAAATGGCTTCAGCCCCATCAAGAGCGTCTGAACCAGCGGATCCTCCAGAACTTTAATCTAATG AGCCCAGTTGAGGAGTTTCCTCTCGCCTGTATACTGAACACCACGTTCCCTCCTAATATAGACGCTCTCTACAGCATCTCACAG GTGGGAGCTGCAGCGCTCGCTGTGCGTGAGGTCACCAACCAAACTAACTGGTTCTACATCAAACACCATGAGAGTCTCCGGTGCCGGCAGCAGGCCTGGGAGAGGCTGCAGGCGCTGCTCCATTACCAGGGGAACCAGCTGGCTGAGTGT ATCCCCGAGGGAGCAGAAAACCATCTCCATAAAGAAGCCGCATCCAAATACTTCCACACACTGGAGGagattgtgcaggagcag GATAACAACGTGTGCGCTCGGAATATCATCCGGATGGAAGTGGGGAGGAATTTACGACTGGCTGCTCAACTCTCCTCTCGCATTGGAAGGGGGAAAAGAGAAGGATAA